The Muricauda sp. SCSIO 65647 genome includes a region encoding these proteins:
- a CDS encoding acyl-CoA reductase, translating into MTERNTILNAFVKLGTYLGDFCENGNSNNTGFELLNDAVAKAERQNGWFTRDNILFALRQWAEALTTKNLENWLETYDIPQGRSSKTISIVMAGNIPLVGFHDFLSVLITGNKVLCKLSSNDKNLLPALSAFLMKEEPLLKNRILFAASKIEDFDAVIATGSNNTARYFEYYFKDHPHIIRKNRTSVAVLSGNETKEDLEALGEDIFRYFGLGCRNVSKLFVPKGYDLDTFFNAMFKYKSVINHHKYANNYDYNKAVYLMSEFQIFDNGFIILKKDQGLHSPIATLFYEEYGTVKALGQKLNEKNDDLQCVVSQMNLENEINFGQTQKPKLDDYADGIDTVDFLLKLGLGVKNLDGGR; encoded by the coding sequence ATGACCGAACGGAACACAATATTGAACGCTTTTGTTAAACTGGGCACTTATCTAGGTGATTTTTGTGAAAATGGCAATTCGAACAACACTGGCTTTGAACTGTTGAATGATGCCGTGGCAAAAGCCGAACGACAAAACGGCTGGTTCACACGAGATAATATCTTATTTGCGTTACGGCAATGGGCAGAGGCCTTGACGACCAAGAACCTTGAAAATTGGCTTGAAACGTATGACATTCCACAAGGCAGGTCTTCAAAGACCATTTCCATTGTTATGGCCGGCAATATTCCCCTTGTCGGTTTTCACGATTTTCTATCGGTGTTGATCACTGGCAACAAAGTGCTTTGTAAACTGTCATCGAACGATAAAAATCTTTTACCGGCACTATCAGCATTTCTAATGAAAGAAGAGCCCCTTTTAAAAAATCGCATTCTGTTCGCAGCTAGTAAAATCGAAGACTTTGATGCCGTAATCGCCACGGGAAGCAACAATACCGCACGTTATTTTGAGTATTACTTTAAGGACCATCCACATATCATCAGAAAAAATAGAACTTCCGTCGCAGTACTCTCGGGCAACGAAACCAAAGAAGACCTAGAAGCCTTGGGTGAGGACATTTTTCGATATTTCGGACTCGGTTGTCGAAACGTCTCAAAGCTATTTGTGCCCAAAGGTTACGATCTTGATACGTTTTTCAATGCCATGTTCAAATACAAATCCGTGATAAACCATCACAAATACGCCAATAACTATGACTATAACAAGGCCGTTTACCTGATGAGCGAGTTTCAGATTTTTGACAACGGATTCATCATTTTAAAAAAAGACCAAGGCCTTCACTCCCCCATTGCGACACTTTTTTATGAGGAGTACGGTACGGTAAAAGCCCTTGGGCAAAAACTCAATGAAAAGAATGATGATTTACAGTGTGTGGTATCTCAGATGAACCTTGAAAATGAAATCAATTTTGGCCAGACCCAGAAACCAAAACTTGATGATTATGCGGACGGAATCGATACTGTTGATTTTCTATTGAAACTAGGGCTTGGAGTGAAGAACCTTGACGGTGGACGATAG
- the ychF gene encoding redox-regulated ATPase YchF yields MKAGIVGLPNVGKSTLFNCLSNAKAQSANFPFCTIEPNIGVVNVPDLRLEKLEELVNPQRVVPATVEIVDIAGLVKGASKGEGLGNQFLGNIRETDAILHVLRCFDNDNVVHVDGSVDPIRDKETIDIELQLRDLESVEKKLDKVNRAAKTGNKEAQKEAAVLNELKSGLESGISVRAIQVADDDRTEFVKPLQLITDKPVMYVCNVDEAAAVDGNAYVEKVKKAVVDEDAEVIFLAVGTEADITELDTYEERQLFLEDLGLSEPGSAKLIRGAYKLLNLETYFTAGEKEVRAWTIKIGSTAPQAAGVIHTDFEKGFIRAEVISYDDYVQYGSEAKVKEAGKMRVEGKDYVVKDGDVMHFRFNV; encoded by the coding sequence ATGAAAGCTGGAATCGTAGGATTGCCAAATGTCGGAAAATCGACACTTTTCAATTGTCTCTCAAATGCCAAGGCACAAAGTGCCAACTTTCCGTTTTGTACCATTGAGCCGAATATTGGAGTGGTCAACGTACCTGACCTACGTTTAGAAAAATTGGAAGAATTGGTGAATCCGCAAAGAGTGGTGCCGGCTACTGTCGAAATTGTCGATATCGCTGGTTTGGTAAAAGGGGCCAGCAAGGGTGAGGGCCTGGGAAACCAGTTTTTGGGCAATATTCGGGAGACCGATGCCATTCTTCATGTGCTGCGCTGCTTTGACAATGACAATGTGGTGCATGTCGACGGTTCTGTAGATCCTATTCGCGATAAAGAGACCATCGATATCGAACTTCAATTGCGCGATCTCGAGAGCGTTGAAAAAAAATTGGATAAGGTAAACCGTGCGGCCAAGACCGGTAACAAAGAAGCCCAGAAAGAGGCAGCGGTGCTCAATGAACTGAAATCGGGCTTGGAATCTGGAATTTCAGTGCGTGCCATTCAAGTTGCTGATGACGATCGCACCGAATTTGTAAAGCCCTTGCAACTGATCACCGACAAACCTGTCATGTACGTCTGCAATGTCGATGAGGCCGCGGCGGTCGATGGCAATGCCTATGTTGAAAAAGTAAAGAAAGCCGTGGTCGATGAAGATGCAGAAGTCATTTTCTTGGCCGTGGGCACCGAAGCGGATATTACCGAGTTGGATACCTACGAAGAACGCCAGCTCTTCTTGGAAGATTTGGGATTGTCAGAACCCGGTTCAGCAAAACTTATTCGCGGGGCCTATAAATTGTTGAATTTAGAGACGTATTTCACGGCCGGTGAAAAAGAGGTACGTGCCTGGACCATCAAAATAGGATCGACCGCCCCCCAAGCAGCGGGCGTGATCCATACCGATTTTGAGAAGGGCTTTATTCGCGCCGAGGTCATTTCGTACGACGATTATGTGCAATATGGCAGTGAGGCCAAAGTCAAAGAGGCCGGCAAGATGCGGGTCGAGGGCAAAGACTACGTGGTCAAAGACGGTGACGTGATGCACTTTAGGTTCAATGTTTGA
- a CDS encoding D-2-hydroxyacid dehydrogenase, with the protein MKILANDGISNAGKSALEKNGFEVLTTKVAQEQLENYINENSVAALLVRSATKVRKDLIDACPSLKLVGRGGVGMDNIDVDYAKSKGIHVINTPAASSESVAELVFAHLFGGVRFLHDSNRNMPLEGDSRFKELKKSYGGGVELRGKTLGVIGFGRIGQATAKIALGVGMKVMYHDMYVPEATIKLSFYDERSVGFDLKSETKETVLKNADFVTVHVPAQKDYVLGKKEFNIIKEGAAIINAARGGVVDEIALVEALEKGKVSFAGLDVFESEPRPEVQLLMHPKVSLTPHIGAATNEAQDRIGLELASQIIELLK; encoded by the coding sequence ATGAAAATATTGGCCAATGATGGCATTTCAAATGCAGGCAAAAGTGCCCTTGAAAAAAATGGTTTCGAAGTATTGACCACCAAGGTGGCCCAAGAACAGCTTGAAAACTATATCAATGAAAACAGTGTGGCGGCACTATTGGTGCGCAGTGCGACCAAAGTGCGCAAAGACTTGATAGATGCCTGCCCTAGCCTCAAACTGGTTGGCCGTGGCGGAGTGGGCATGGACAATATTGATGTCGATTATGCCAAATCAAAAGGAATTCATGTCATCAATACCCCAGCTGCTTCTTCAGAATCGGTGGCAGAGTTGGTTTTCGCACATTTGTTTGGCGGGGTACGCTTTCTGCACGACTCCAATCGCAACATGCCCTTGGAAGGCGATTCCAGATTCAAGGAACTGAAAAAAAGCTATGGTGGTGGCGTTGAGCTTCGCGGAAAAACCCTAGGGGTCATTGGCTTCGGTCGTATCGGCCAAGCAACGGCAAAAATTGCCCTAGGGGTCGGCATGAAGGTCATGTACCACGATATGTATGTGCCAGAAGCTACCATAAAATTGTCATTTTATGATGAACGGTCCGTAGGTTTTGACCTCAAGAGCGAAACCAAGGAAACTGTGCTAAAAAATGCTGATTTTGTAACGGTACATGTGCCGGCCCAAAAAGACTATGTATTGGGTAAAAAAGAATTCAATATCATTAAAGAAGGGGCCGCCATAATCAATGCGGCGCGCGGCGGCGTTGTCGATGAAATTGCCTTGGTCGAGGCATTGGAAAAAGGAAAGGTATCTTTTGCCGGACTCGATGTTTTTGAGTCTGAACCGCGGCCCGAAGTGCAATTATTGATGCATCCGAAAGTCTCGCTTACCCCCCATATCGGAGCGGCCACCAATGAAGCTCAAGACAGAATTGGCCTTGAACTGGCCTCTCAGATCATCGAACTTTTGAAATAG
- a CDS encoding DNA topoisomerase IV subunit B: MAQAQYTEENIRSLDWKEHIRMRPGMYIGKLGDGSSADDGIYILLKEVIDNCIDEFVMGAGKTIEISIRDNTVNVRDYGRGIPLGKVVDVVSKMNTGGKYDTRAFKKSVGLNGVGTKAVNALSTYFKVESTRDGKSKTAEFQTGELVNEELLEETSRRKGTKVSFVPDESIFKKYKYRNEYVERMLRNYVYLNPGLTIVFNGEKFHSENGLKDLLEDNTNADDMLYPVIHLRGDDIEVAMTHSKTQYSEEYHSFVNGQNTTQGGTHQAAFREAVVKTIRDFYGKNYDASDIRKSIISAISIKVMEPVFESQTKTKLGSTEMGGGLPTVRTYINDFIGRQLDNYLHKNSETAETLQRKIMQAEKERKELSGIRKLARERAKKASLHNKKLRDCRVHLGDMKSDRRLESTLFITEGDSASGSITKSRDVNTQAVFSLRGKPLNSYGMSKKVVYENEEFNLLQAALNIEESMENLRYNNIVIATDADVDGMHIRLLLITFFLQFFPELIKENHLYILQTPLFRVRNKKETIYCYSDEEKRKAIEKLSGKPEITRFKGLGEISPDEFKHFIGDDIRLEPVMLDKSMSIDSLLKFYMGKNTPDRQEFIIENLKVELDLVEENQL; this comes from the coding sequence ATGGCGCAGGCCCAATATACCGAAGAGAACATACGCTCACTTGACTGGAAAGAGCACATTCGCATGCGTCCCGGTATGTACATCGGTAAATTGGGCGATGGTTCTTCTGCTGATGACGGTATCTACATCTTATTAAAAGAGGTCATCGATAATTGTATCGATGAGTTTGTGATGGGTGCGGGCAAGACCATAGAGATTTCCATTCGTGACAATACCGTTAACGTACGCGACTATGGGCGGGGCATTCCCCTGGGGAAGGTGGTCGATGTGGTCTCAAAGATGAACACTGGGGGCAAGTATGATACCCGGGCCTTTAAGAAGTCAGTGGGTTTGAACGGTGTGGGTACCAAAGCGGTGAATGCGCTTTCCACGTACTTCAAGGTAGAATCGACCCGGGATGGAAAGTCGAAAACGGCCGAGTTTCAAACAGGCGAGCTGGTCAATGAAGAGCTGCTTGAAGAAACCTCACGAAGAAAGGGTACCAAGGTCAGTTTTGTGCCCGACGAATCCATTTTCAAAAAATATAAATACCGTAACGAGTATGTCGAGCGCATGCTCAGAAACTACGTGTACCTCAATCCAGGGTTGACCATTGTATTCAACGGTGAGAAATTCCACTCAGAAAACGGACTTAAAGACCTGCTCGAAGACAATACCAATGCCGATGACATGTTGTACCCCGTTATTCATCTCAGGGGAGACGATATCGAAGTGGCCATGACCCATAGCAAGACACAGTACAGTGAAGAGTACCATTCGTTCGTCAACGGTCAGAATACCACCCAAGGTGGAACGCACCAAGCGGCTTTCAGGGAGGCCGTGGTAAAGACCATTCGCGATTTCTACGGAAAGAACTACGATGCGTCTGACATTCGAAAATCGATCATTTCGGCGATTTCCATCAAGGTGATGGAACCTGTCTTTGAAAGCCAGACCAAGACCAAATTGGGGTCTACCGAAATGGGAGGCGGACTGCCCACCGTGCGCACCTATATCAATGATTTCATCGGAAGGCAACTCGATAACTACCTGCACAAAAATTCCGAAACGGCCGAAACGTTGCAGCGCAAGATCATGCAGGCCGAAAAAGAACGAAAAGAACTTTCGGGCATTCGCAAATTGGCGCGTGAGCGTGCCAAGAAAGCCAGTTTGCACAATAAAAAACTACGGGATTGTCGCGTACACCTTGGCGACATGAAGAGCGACAGGCGGCTAGAGTCCACCCTGTTCATCACCGAGGGTGATTCGGCTTCCGGTTCCATCACCAAATCACGTGATGTCAATACCCAAGCGGTGTTCAGTCTTCGTGGAAAGCCCTTGAATTCTTACGGAATGTCAAAAAAGGTAGTGTATGAAAACGAAGAGTTCAATCTTTTGCAGGCCGCGTTGAACATCGAAGAATCGATGGAAAACCTCAGGTACAACAATATTGTGATCGCCACCGATGCCGATGTTGACGGTATGCACATCCGCTTATTGTTGATCACGTTTTTTCTTCAGTTCTTTCCTGAGTTGATAAAAGAAAACCACCTGTATATCTTACAGACCCCCTTGTTCAGGGTGCGCAATAAAAAAGAAACCATCTACTGCTATAGTGACGAAGAAAAACGGAAGGCCATCGAAAAACTTTCGGGAAAACCTGAAATAACCCGATTTAAGGGATTGGGCGAGATATCACCTGACGAGTTCAAACATTTTATAGGTGATGACATCAGACTAGAACCCGTGATGCTCGACAAGAGCATGAGCATCGATAGCCTACTGAAGTTTTATATGGGCAAAAATACCCCAGACCGTCAAGAATTCATTATAGAAAATCTTAAAGTAGAACTTGATTTGGTCGAAGAAAACCAATTGTAA
- a CDS encoding DNA gyrase/topoisomerase IV subunit A, translating to MEENGELNGEPQGFQDESQETLTKVTGMYKDWFLDYASYVILERAVPAIEDGFKPVQRRIMHALKELDDGRYNKVANVVGHTMQYHPHGDASIADAMVQLGQKDLLIDTQGNWGNILTGDSAAASRYIEARLSKFALEVVYSPKITEWQLSYDGRKKEPVNLPVKFPLLLAQGAEGIAVGLSTKILPHNFNELIDASIKHLKGQRFKLFPDFPTAGIIDVTNYNDGVRGGKVRVRAKISQKDKNTLVITEIPYGTNTSSLIDSILKANDKGKIKIKRIEDNTAAEVEILVHLPSGISPDKTIDALYAFTACETSISPLACVIEDNKPIFLGIKEMLERSTDHTVELLKRELEIQLSELEEQWHFASLERIFIENRIYRDIEEEETWEGVIQAIDKGLKPHIKMLKRAVTEEDIVKLTEIRIKRISKFDLDKAQQHIESLDEKIAKTKHHLQHLTDYAIDYFKELKKKYGAGRGRKSEIRIFDDIEATKVVIRNTKLYVNREEGFVGTSMRRDEYVTDCSDIDDIIVFTKKGEMMVTKVDSKTFVGKNIVHVAVFKKKDKRTTYNMIYKDGRGGPSYIKRFNVTGVTRDKLYDLTNGKASSDVLYFTANPNGEAEVVTVNLRQTGSIKKLKWDLDFADVLIKGRNSKGNLVTKYAVKRIELKEKGLSTLKPRKLWFDETVQRLNVDERGELLGEFTSADRLLLINQKGVAKTVIPELTLRFDDDLVVLEKWDSKKPLTAIYWEGEKELFYVKRFMIENPDKEETIITDHSKSYLEKVFIDYRPRAEVVFVKKRGEERKDNWEIDLESFIAVKGITAMGNQLTKEKVLEINEMEPLPYTPPAPKKAEEIEVVDEENISHATSSEDDIKSQKGDNEQTTLF from the coding sequence ATGGAAGAAAATGGTGAATTGAACGGCGAGCCACAGGGATTTCAAGACGAAAGCCAAGAGACCTTGACGAAGGTTACGGGCATGTACAAAGATTGGTTTTTGGATTATGCCTCTTATGTCATTCTCGAGCGGGCCGTGCCCGCCATTGAAGACGGCTTCAAACCGGTACAGCGTCGTATCATGCATGCCCTGAAAGAATTGGATGACGGTCGTTACAACAAAGTTGCCAATGTCGTCGGGCATACCATGCAATACCACCCCCATGGCGATGCCAGTATCGCCGATGCGATGGTGCAATTGGGCCAAAAAGACCTGCTGATCGATACCCAGGGCAACTGGGGCAATATCTTGACCGGTGATAGTGCAGCTGCATCACGGTATATCGAGGCCAGATTGTCAAAGTTTGCCCTAGAGGTGGTTTACAGTCCGAAAATCACCGAATGGCAGCTTTCGTATGATGGCAGAAAGAAAGAACCCGTCAACCTTCCGGTGAAATTCCCTTTGTTGTTGGCACAGGGTGCCGAGGGCATTGCAGTTGGACTTTCCACTAAAATTCTCCCCCACAATTTCAATGAGCTCATCGATGCTTCCATCAAACATCTGAAGGGGCAGCGTTTCAAACTGTTTCCTGATTTTCCTACGGCCGGTATCATCGACGTCACCAATTACAACGACGGTGTGCGGGGGGGCAAGGTCAGGGTGCGTGCCAAAATTTCGCAAAAAGACAAAAACACCTTGGTAATAACCGAGATACCTTATGGCACCAACACTTCTTCTTTGATCGACTCCATCCTAAAAGCAAACGATAAGGGAAAGATCAAAATAAAACGTATCGAAGACAATACTGCTGCCGAGGTCGAAATATTGGTCCACCTGCCAAGTGGCATTTCGCCCGACAAAACGATCGATGCACTTTATGCTTTTACCGCTTGCGAAACATCGATTTCTCCCTTGGCCTGTGTCATAGAAGACAACAAGCCCATCTTTTTGGGAATTAAGGAAATGTTGGAACGTTCTACCGATCATACGGTCGAGCTGCTTAAAAGAGAGCTCGAAATACAACTTTCAGAACTTGAAGAACAATGGCACTTTGCTTCATTGGAACGCATTTTCATCGAAAACAGAATTTACCGCGATATCGAGGAGGAAGAAACCTGGGAGGGCGTGATCCAAGCCATTGACAAGGGCCTTAAGCCCCATATCAAAATGTTGAAAAGGGCAGTGACCGAAGAAGATATAGTCAAGTTGACCGAGATTCGTATCAAACGTATTTCGAAGTTTGATCTAGATAAGGCCCAACAGCACATCGAGAGCCTTGATGAAAAGATTGCAAAGACAAAGCACCATCTTCAACATTTGACCGACTATGCCATTGATTACTTCAAAGAACTGAAGAAAAAGTACGGTGCCGGGCGTGGGCGAAAATCTGAAATCAGGATTTTTGACGATATAGAGGCTACCAAAGTGGTCATACGCAATACAAAACTGTATGTAAACCGTGAAGAGGGCTTTGTGGGCACTTCGATGCGCCGTGATGAATACGTGACCGATTGCAGTGACATCGACGACATCATCGTTTTCACCAAAAAAGGAGAAATGATGGTCACCAAGGTCGATTCCAAAACTTTTGTGGGCAAGAATATCGTTCATGTGGCCGTTTTCAAGAAAAAGGATAAGCGCACCACCTATAACATGATCTATAAGGATGGTAGGGGTGGCCCCAGTTATATCAAGCGGTTCAATGTCACCGGTGTGACCCGAGACAAGCTTTATGACCTCACCAATGGCAAGGCAAGCTCTGACGTCTTGTATTTCACTGCCAACCCTAACGGGGAAGCTGAAGTGGTCACGGTGAACCTTCGCCAAACAGGAAGCATCAAAAAGTTGAAATGGGATCTCGATTTTGCCGATGTGCTTATCAAGGGACGTAACTCGAAGGGTAATTTGGTGACCAAATATGCCGTTAAGCGTATTGAGTTGAAAGAAAAGGGACTCTCGACGTTGAAGCCCAGAAAACTTTGGTTTGATGAAACGGTGCAGCGTTTGAACGTTGATGAAAGGGGAGAGCTATTGGGCGAGTTCACCAGTGCTGACCGTTTGTTGTTGATCAATCAAAAGGGAGTTGCTAAAACGGTGATTCCAGAGCTTACGCTGCGTTTTGATGACGATTTGGTGGTATTGGAAAAATGGGATTCCAAGAAACCCCTTACCGCCATTTATTGGGAAGGGGAAAAAGAGCTCTTTTACGTCAAACGTTTTATGATTGAAAATCCCGATAAGGAGGAAACCATCATCACAGACCATTCTAAATCATATCTTGAAAAAGTATTTATTGACTACCGACCACGGGCTGAGGTCGTGTTCGTGAAAAAGCGTGGCGAAGAACGGAAAGACAACTGGGAAATTGATTTGGAATCGTTCATAGCGGTCAAGGGCATCACCGCAATGGGCAACCAGCTGACCAAAGAAAAAGTGCTCGAAATCAATGAGATGGAACCTTTGCCCTATACGCCACCAGCGCCTAAAAAGGCCGAAGAAATTGAAGTGGTCGATGAAGAAAACATTTCACATGCCACCTCAAGTGAAGACGATATCAAAAGTCAAAAGGGAGATAACGAGCAAACAACATTGTTTTAA
- the serC gene encoding 3-phosphoserine/phosphohydroxythreonine transaminase: MKKHNFSAGPCILPKEVMQKAAEAVIELDGIGLSLIEISHRSKEFVAIMEKARSLALELLGLEGKGYSALFLQGGASTQFLMTAYNLLEKKAGYVNTGTWSLKAIKEAKLLGDVVEVASSQDQNFNYIPKGYKIPSGLDYLHLTSNNTIFGTQIKEFPKTDAPLVCDMSSDIFSRELDFSQFDLIYAGAQKNMGPAGTTLVVVKEDILGKVGRKVPSMLDYNIHIAKDSMFNTPAVFAVYVSMLTMQWLKDLGGIPAIEEINEKKANLIYSEIDLNPVFAGFAAKEDRSNMNATFNITDETLKETFDTLCKEAGISGINGHRSVGGYRASMYNAMTLESVGTLVDIMSDLEKKG; this comes from the coding sequence ATGAAAAAACACAATTTTAGCGCAGGTCCCTGTATTTTGCCCAAAGAAGTCATGCAAAAGGCAGCCGAGGCAGTCATAGAGTTAGATGGTATCGGTCTTTCACTGATTGAAATATCGCATCGAAGCAAAGAATTCGTGGCCATCATGGAAAAGGCCCGTTCATTGGCTTTGGAGCTCTTGGGATTGGAGGGAAAAGGCTATTCTGCCCTATTCTTACAAGGGGGTGCGAGCACCCAGTTTTTAATGACGGCCTACAATCTGCTCGAAAAGAAAGCAGGTTATGTAAATACAGGTACTTGGAGCCTAAAAGCCATTAAAGAGGCCAAGCTTCTCGGTGATGTGGTCGAGGTGGCCTCTTCACAAGACCAGAATTTCAATTACATTCCAAAGGGCTACAAAATACCATCAGGCTTAGATTACCTGCACCTTACCTCGAACAATACCATTTTTGGCACACAGATAAAAGAATTTCCAAAAACCGATGCGCCATTGGTCTGCGATATGAGTTCTGACATCTTCTCACGCGAACTTGATTTCTCACAATTCGACCTCATCTACGCGGGTGCACAGAAAAATATGGGCCCGGCAGGTACGACCCTTGTAGTGGTCAAAGAGGATATTCTGGGTAAAGTAGGCCGCAAGGTTCCTTCGATGCTCGACTATAACATTCATATTGCCAAAGATAGCATGTTCAACACACCTGCGGTTTTTGCGGTATATGTGTCGATGCTTACCATGCAATGGCTCAAAGATTTGGGCGGAATACCGGCCATCGAAGAAATCAACGAAAAAAAGGCAAACCTCATTTATTCAGAGATTGATTTGAATCCCGTTTTTGCAGGCTTTGCGGCCAAAGAAGACCGTTCGAACATGAACGCTACCTTCAATATCACCGATGAAACACTAAAAGAAACCTTTGATACACTGTGCAAGGAAGCGGGCATAAGCGGTATCAACGGGCACCGATCCGTTGGGGGCTACCGTGCCTCTATGTACAATGCCATGACTTTGGAAAGTGTGGGCACCTTGGTCGATATTATGAGCGATCTTGAAAAAAAGGGATGA
- a CDS encoding 4Fe-4S dicluster domain-containing protein, which produces MAIIITDECINCGACEPECPNTAIYEGADEWRYADGTSLKGDVVLPDGKAVNAEEVQEPISDEIYYIAPDKCTECMGFHEEPQCAAVCPVDCCVPDEDRVETEEELLGKQRFMHPDE; this is translated from the coding sequence ATGGCAATCATTATTACTGACGAGTGTATCAATTGTGGGGCGTGTGAGCCCGAGTGCCCCAATACGGCTATTTATGAAGGTGCCGATGAGTGGCGTTATGCAGACGGCACTTCACTAAAAGGTGATGTGGTATTGCCCGATGGCAAGGCCGTAAATGCTGAAGAGGTACAAGAACCCATAAGTGATGAAATCTATTATATCGCTCCCGATAAATGTACAGAGTGCATGGGCTTTCACGAAGAGCCCCAATGCGCTGCCGTTTGCCCGGTTGACTGTTGTGTGCCTGATGAAGACCGTGTCGAGACCGAGGAAGAACTCTTGGGCAAGCAACGTTTCATGCACCCAGATGAATGA